A genome region from Macaca nemestrina isolate mMacNem1 chromosome 15, mMacNem.hap1, whole genome shotgun sequence includes the following:
- the LOC105464364 gene encoding coiled-coil domain-containing protein 134 isoform X4 has product MHRLASSRGLDMDLLQFLAFLFVLLLSGTGATGTLRTSLDPSLEIYKKMFEVKRREQLLALKNLAQLNDIHQQYKILDVMLKGLFKVLEDSRTVLTAADVLPDGPFPQDEKLKDGSSCQLSPTWWRTRPSSAMWCCASRGLCTITLTTTPTGTFSSAGASVSATRRASSTRVPTRPSSACSFPALTLSRRP; this is encoded by the exons CTCAAGAGGTTTGGATATGGACCTTCTTCAGTTCCTGGCCTTCCTCTTTGTCTTGCTTTTGTCTGGGACGGGAGCCACAGGCACCTTGAGGACTTCCCTGGACCCAAGCCTGGAGATCT ACAAGAAGATGTTTGAGGTGAAGCGGCGGGAGCAGCTGTTGGCACTGAAGAACCTGGCACAGCTGAACGACATCCATCAGCAGTACAAGATCCTTGATGTCATGCTCAAGGGGCTCTTTAAG GTGCTGGAGGACTCCCGGACAGTGCTCACCGCTGCTGATGTGCTCCCAGATGGGCCCTTCCCCCAGGACGAGAAGCTAAAGGATG GGTCCTCTTGCCAGCTTTCTCCCACGTGGTGGAGAACACGGCCTTCTTCGGCGATGTGGTGCTGCGCTTCCCGAGGATTGTGCACTATTACTTTGACCACAACTCCAACTGGAACCTTCTCATCCGCTGGGGCATCAGTTTCTGCAACCAGACGGGCGTCTTCGACCAGGGTCCCCACTCGCCCATCCTCAGCCTG